One part of the Lytechinus pictus isolate F3 Inbred chromosome 3, Lp3.0, whole genome shotgun sequence genome encodes these proteins:
- the LOC135153680 gene encoding uncharacterized protein LOC135153680, protein MARAALTAAAAVHDASSWRSASRSSQPGLRQFSASKQILNKPCFCARTIDNSRINVELKSGSQLNLITESVADDIGVEILVDNFGFDDYFVDGVSIVSLVDQTLVVGLTQFTLLYDDCELWFDGVVVHDDYLRGSRSIVAGAPFMEQNDISVRPSKQLIRFGDGTAFCYGLSSRAAPPCFRDVDLAGIHSITNHILIDREHEMNESEMDDSHEIDNHVTLGTRVTPVNTNIHKGDDGYETSDSELNESQCNDGKSCNEDRRDETSNGEVLEIDKGEMKPCNVDGYKSSDGGGHDSNIVDVKQCNADDGYVTSDDEVNATNSADMKEWNEEVEYAACDGLVYESDQGDVKQCNEENGYEAYVGVVNKANGNDVPIDHITGANETKKNDIVLNISEVITGHDIKVSEPSLFQECRVSDTHESSSCSHPVLRLSDLKTSSFHCIDCWHGNVASPTPSGLSCSPLSADDFQSLLLWDCCQSNMIYSVTESLDLDLSRNYCSHSLSDVTFLPNLTLPNMSPDMLLDRCIGSNRVVDRGGTVLPLDQRFDTPGSVNSMSVTVTPSADSVLPFDASNCPRASTTVTAMPPCPANVSSSSSTVQDIHPARVPCVVDGMILQNSQSFTLHASPPTECPYSASISMTNTHVHSIWIDVACHTRPPDQPRANLELGPAELSTLEGCHARPPDQPHASQGHGPADLSVPGGCRRTCPPDQPHANPGHGPAGLSLPVEELRGLGFHHLTINGTETFVN, encoded by the exons ATGGCCAGGGCCGCGTTGACCGCCGCGGCAGCCGTTCACGATGCGTCGAGCTGGCGTTCGGCTAGCAGGTCGTCGCAACCAGGGTTGCGCCAGTTTTCTGCTAGCAAGCAGATATTGAATAAGCCTTGTTTTTGTGCCCGCACAATTGATAATTCGCGGATTAATGTTGAATTAAAGAGCGGATCACAGCTAAATTTAATCACTGAATCTGTAGCGGATGATATTGGTGTTGAGATTCTTGTTGACAATTTTggttttgatgattattttgttgatgGTGTGTCCATTGTTAGTCTAGTTGATCAGACCCTGGTGGTCGGTTTGACTCAGTTCACATTATTGTATGATGATTGTGAGCTTTGGTTTGATGGTGTGGTAGTCCATGATGACTACTTGCGTGGTTCTCGCAGTATTGTTGCTGGGGCTCCATTCATGGAGCAGAACGATATTTCAGTTCGCCCCTCCAAGCAGTTGATCAGGTTTGGAGACGGTACTGCTTTCTGCTATGGTTTGTCATCTCGAGCAGCTCCGCCATGTTTTCGTGATGTTGATCTCGCTGGCATACATTCAATTACAAATCACATTCTCATTGATCGGGAGCATGAGATGAATGAGAGTGAAATGGATGATAGTCATGAGATTGATAATCATGTTACATTAGGGACCAGAGTCACACCAGTAAACACTAACATACACAAAGGAGATGATGGATATGAGACAAGTGATAGCGAGTTGAATGAATCTCAATGTAATGATGGTAAATCTTGTAATGAAGATCGAAGAGATGAGACTAGTAATGGTGAGGTGCTTGAAATTGACAAAGGTGAAATGAAACCATGCAATGTAGATGGATACAAGAGTAGTGATGGTGGAGGTCATGACTCTAACATAGTTGATGTGAAACAATGTAATGCAGATGATGGATACGTGACTAGTGATGATGAGGTGAATGCAACAAACAGTGCTGACATGAAAGAATGGAATGAGGAGGTTGAGTATGCAGCTTGTGATGGTTTGGTTTATGAAAGTGACCAAGGTGATGTAAAACAATGTAATGAGGAAAATGGATATGAAGCCTATGTTGGTGTGGTTAATAAAGCTAATGGAAATGATGTGCCTATTGATCACATAACAGGtgcaaatgaaacaaagaaaaatgacataGTGTTGAATATCAGTGAAGTAATTACTGGTCATGATATCAAGGTCAGTGAGCCTTCATTGTTCCAAGAGTGTAGAGTTTCAGACACTCATGAAAGCAGTTCATGTTCCCATCCAGTTTTACGTTTGAGtgatttaaa aacttcttcttttcattgcattgattgtTGGCATGGCAATGTTGCCTCTCCTACTCCGAGTGGATTGAGTTGCTCTCCACTTTCTGCTGATGATTTTCAGTCTTTGTTACTTTGGGATTGTTGCCAATCCAACATGATCTACAGTGTCACAGAGTCCCTTGATTTGGATCTTAGTCGGAACTATTGTTCTCACTCTTTGTCTGATGTGACATTTTTGCCTAACCTGACTTTGCCTAACATGTCGCCTGATATGCTACTGGATCGCTGCATTGGTAGCAACCGTGTCGTTGACCGTGGAGGTACCGTGCTGCCTCTTGATCAAAGGTTTGACACTCCCGGAAGTGTCAATAGCATGTCCGTTACCGTTACACCATCGGCCGATTCGGTATTGCCCTTCGACGCGAGTAACTGCCCCAGAGCAAGCACCACAGTAACCGCTATGCCTCCTTGCCCGGCTAATGTCAGCAGCAGTAGCTCTACTGTGCAAGATATCCATCCAGCCCGGGTACCATGTGTCGTGGATGGGATGATCTTGCAGAACTCTCAGTCGTTCACCCTGCACGCGTCTCCTCCAACTGAATGTCCATACTCGGCTAGCATCTCAATGACTAATACCCATGTTCATTCCATCTGGATTGATGTCGCGTGCCATACTCGCCCTCCAGATCAGCCTCGTGCTAACCTAGAGCTTGGCCCTGCTGAACTGTCCACTCTTGAAGGATGTCATGCTCGTCCGCCGGATCAGCCCCATGCTAGTCAAGGGCATGGTCCTGCTGATCTGTCTGTCCCTGGAGGTTGTCGTCGCACTTGTCCGCCAGACCAGCCCCATGCTAACCCAGGGCATGGTCCTGCTGGTCTGTCTCTCCCAGTGGAAGAGCTTCGCGGTTTAGGATTCCATCACCTAACTATCAATGGTACAGAGACATTTGTTAATTAA